One stretch of Saccharomonospora xinjiangensis XJ-54 DNA includes these proteins:
- a CDS encoding helix-turn-helix transcriptional regulator, translating into MALVPRLGLTLPLVGRVEQLHRLREALTDIEKGRGRGVLLAGDAGVGKTRLLSEITADAAERGHLVLTGRCLDLHEGGLPYLPFTEALGSLAASGDPDVSSAVAARSALSTLIPQMPSVPSGREALVRAAASEQDVRRVRTEHDLGQLRLFDAVLGVLSDLARHRPVVLVVEDIHWADGATRDLLSFLVGRLGGQRLLVVASYRAEEVHRRHPLRPLLAELARSAAVERLDVPPMTDDETRAFLTALADRPLPPDALDRLVRRCEGNPFFAEEMLAAGASADDVPDGLADVLLTRLERLSQETRRVLRAVSVASADVADTAVAEVAGIGAIDVEEALREAVHHHVLVVDHGHYRFRHALLREAVYHDLLPGERSRMHAAYAARIGGLPPHRGRDARLAYHSLRSRDLPTALTALVRAADEAEELGAPGSALRHVEQALEIWDAVRPEQRPGDCDEITLLLSASELAARAGEPERAIAFAREGVRRVDGSPTARQAAIWRRLAEALMTLEGTYHEAVEAIDKAWDLVADGEPSREQAWVLATRAQVLRGVGRLDDAERSARMAAEAAKAAGADAPHAAALTIQGVIADIRGDIEVARRLLCQAEREAQAADALDVELRAGYYRALSHDDRGELDEALRGYRHTAERASESGLTWSPLGISARTRLLALRYTTGDWPDDTEQDRPESGVSDLVTAILQSTWMHLSVARGRFEDADRLLELLHPRDADQRGVDLWVVTAAAAGGAELAYWRGDYRKAVDAVIEGMDRVERMLPDGLVGIRIGALGVEAAAAWAADDRRRGGVESATAAAEAGTGILDRVRSTLDNGVPRGGTVGPEARAWFARALAAASGLEGHADPALWEQAVAEFGFGAVYEQALCRRQLAEAWLNAGEHDRAATALTETHRVASRLGARPLKEAVEDLARRARVSLPGARPRRDAVNPLTPRERAVLERVAEGLTNRQVGEQLYISEKTVSVHLSRAMAKLGASRRAEAVAIAYDRGLLTPES; encoded by the coding sequence ATGGCACTCGTGCCTCGACTGGGTCTGACACTGCCGCTGGTAGGTCGCGTTGAGCAGCTGCACCGGTTGCGTGAAGCGCTCACCGACATCGAGAAAGGGCGTGGGCGGGGCGTGCTCCTCGCGGGTGACGCCGGGGTGGGCAAGACGCGCCTGCTCTCCGAGATCACGGCCGACGCCGCAGAGCGAGGGCATCTCGTCCTTACCGGCCGTTGCCTTGACCTGCACGAGGGCGGGCTGCCGTACCTGCCGTTCACCGAGGCACTCGGCTCACTCGCCGCGTCCGGCGATCCGGACGTGTCGAGCGCCGTCGCGGCGAGGAGCGCGCTGTCCACCCTGATCCCTCAGATGCCGTCCGTTCCGAGTGGCAGGGAGGCGCTGGTGAGGGCGGCGGCGTCCGAACAGGACGTCCGCAGGGTCAGGACCGAACACGACCTCGGCCAGTTGCGGCTGTTCGACGCCGTGCTGGGAGTGCTGAGCGATCTGGCGCGGCACCGCCCTGTGGTGCTGGTCGTGGAGGACATCCACTGGGCCGACGGTGCGACCCGCGACCTGCTGTCGTTCCTCGTCGGCCGACTCGGGGGGCAGCGGCTGCTCGTGGTCGCCAGTTACCGTGCCGAGGAGGTGCACCGGCGGCACCCGCTGCGGCCGCTGCTGGCGGAGCTGGCACGGTCGGCGGCCGTCGAGCGGTTGGACGTCCCGCCGATGACCGACGACGAGACCAGGGCGTTTCTGACGGCGCTCGCGGACCGGCCACTACCGCCCGATGCCCTCGACCGGCTTGTGCGCCGCTGCGAGGGCAACCCCTTCTTCGCCGAGGAGATGCTGGCCGCGGGAGCGTCGGCCGACGACGTGCCGGACGGCCTCGCCGACGTGCTGCTGACGCGACTGGAACGTCTGTCGCAGGAAACCCGGCGGGTGCTGCGCGCCGTGTCAGTGGCGAGCGCGGACGTGGCGGACACGGCCGTCGCCGAGGTGGCAGGCATCGGGGCGATCGACGTGGAGGAGGCACTGAGGGAGGCCGTCCATCACCACGTCCTCGTGGTCGATCATGGGCATTACCGGTTCCGGCACGCGCTGCTGCGGGAGGCCGTGTACCACGACTTGTTGCCGGGCGAGCGGTCCCGCATGCACGCCGCGTACGCGGCCCGCATCGGCGGATTGCCGCCGCACCGGGGTCGCGATGCGCGGCTGGCCTACCACAGTCTGCGCAGCCGCGATCTGCCGACGGCGCTGACCGCGCTGGTGCGCGCGGCGGACGAGGCGGAAGAGCTCGGCGCTCCCGGCTCGGCGCTGCGGCACGTGGAGCAGGCGCTGGAGATCTGGGACGCGGTGCGGCCCGAGCAGAGACCGGGGGACTGCGACGAGATCACGTTGCTGCTGTCGGCCTCGGAGCTGGCCGCGAGGGCAGGGGAACCCGAGCGTGCCATCGCGTTCGCCCGTGAAGGGGTGCGCCGCGTGGACGGGAGCCCCACCGCGCGGCAGGCGGCGATCTGGCGCAGGCTCGCCGAGGCACTGATGACGTTGGAGGGCACCTACCACGAGGCCGTCGAGGCCATCGACAAGGCGTGGGACCTGGTCGCCGACGGCGAGCCGAGCAGGGAGCAAGCCTGGGTGCTCGCGACGCGCGCCCAGGTGTTGCGCGGGGTCGGCCGCCTCGACGACGCCGAGCGCAGCGCACGGATGGCGGCCGAGGCGGCGAAGGCGGCAGGCGCCGACGCCCCGCACGCGGCGGCACTCACCATCCAGGGCGTGATCGCCGACATCAGGGGCGACATCGAGGTCGCGCGACGACTCCTGTGCCAGGCCGAACGGGAGGCGCAGGCCGCGGACGCCCTCGATGTCGAACTCCGCGCCGGGTACTACCGGGCGCTCAGTCACGACGACCGTGGCGAGCTGGACGAGGCCCTTCGCGGGTACCGCCACACGGCGGAGCGGGCTTCCGAGTCGGGGCTCACCTGGTCGCCGCTCGGCATTTCAGCGCGGACCCGGCTGCTGGCCCTGCGGTACACCACGGGGGACTGGCCGGACGACACCGAGCAGGACCGGCCGGAGAGCGGGGTCTCCGACCTCGTCACCGCCATCCTCCAATCGACGTGGATGCACCTGTCGGTGGCCCGTGGCCGGTTCGAGGACGCGGATCGCCTGCTGGAGCTGCTCCACCCGAGGGATGCCGACCAGCGTGGAGTCGATCTGTGGGTCGTGACGGCGGCGGCAGCGGGTGGCGCGGAACTGGCGTACTGGCGCGGGGACTATCGCAAGGCGGTCGATGCGGTGATCGAGGGCATGGACCGGGTGGAACGGATGCTGCCCGACGGGCTCGTCGGAATCCGCATCGGGGCACTCGGCGTCGAGGCCGCTGCCGCGTGGGCGGCGGATGACCGCCGCAGGGGTGGCGTCGAGAGTGCGACGGCCGCTGCCGAAGCCGGCACCGGAATCCTCGACCGTGTCCGGAGCACCCTCGACAACGGCGTGCCGAGGGGCGGGACGGTCGGCCCGGAGGCGCGGGCGTGGTTCGCGAGAGCCCTCGCCGCGGCGAGTGGTCTCGAAGGCCACGCCGACCCCGCGCTGTGGGAGCAGGCGGTGGCGGAGTTCGGTTTCGGCGCCGTCTACGAGCAGGCGCTGTGCCGTCGCCAGCTCGCGGAGGCGTGGCTGAACGCGGGCGAACACGACCGTGCGGCGACGGCACTGACCGAGACCCACCGGGTCGCGTCGCGGCTTGGTGCGCGCCCGCTCAAAGAGGCCGTCGAGGACCTCGCCAGGCGGGCCCGCGTCTCGCTGCCGGGTGCCCGGCCCCGGCGGGACGCCGTCAACCCGCTCACCCCAAGGGAGCGCGCTGTGCTGGAACGGGTTGCCGAGGGGCTCACCAACCGCCAGGTCGGCGAGCAGTTGTACATCAGCGAGAAGACGGTGAGCGTGCACCTGTCCCGTGCCATGGCGAAGCTCGGGGCGAGCAGACGCGCGGAGGCGGTGGCGATCGCCTACGACCGTGGCCTGCTCACCCCCGAGTCGTAG
- a CDS encoding SLC13 family permease → MAQSVRSGSTSSSPGTAAPRRHWIGMALGPVLAVAVFLLLPDSLSSQGKATAAVAVLMAVWWVTEALPLAATALLPMVLFPFFGVSDISDAAAPYANDIIFLFMGGFMIALAMQKWNLHKRIALRTVLAVGTKPVLLVAGFMIATAFISMWVSNTATAVMMMPIGLSVLGLVSQLGDGKGDPNFATALMLGIAYAASIGSLATIIGTPPNTLLVGYLEENFDITISFGEWMLFGLPVAVVFLAVAWFVLTRVFRPRLTSLPGGRELIRGQLTELGPMSRGEWNALAVFVLAALSWIVIPTLADIDAVANAIPWIANISDAGIAIAAAVVLFALPVNKAEGVRTLDWETAKDLPWGILLLFGGGLSLSKHFTDTGLSRWIGERVGALDALPVIALAAVVALLVLLLTELTSNTATAAAFLPILGGVAVGLGYGPMVLVVPAALAATCAFMLPVATPPNAIVFGTGQVTIGQMIKGGVWLNAIALVIITIAAYTLGGWVLGLAY, encoded by the coding sequence ATGGCACAGTCCGTGAGGAGCGGGTCCACGAGCTCGTCGCCCGGTACGGCGGCTCCGCGCAGACACTGGATCGGGATGGCACTGGGGCCGGTGTTGGCGGTCGCGGTCTTCCTGCTCCTTCCCGACAGCCTGTCGAGCCAGGGCAAGGCCACGGCCGCCGTCGCGGTGCTCATGGCGGTCTGGTGGGTCACGGAGGCCCTGCCGCTGGCGGCCACGGCCCTGCTGCCGATGGTGCTGTTCCCGTTCTTCGGGGTGAGCGACATCAGCGACGCCGCCGCGCCGTACGCGAACGACATCATCTTTCTCTTCATGGGCGGGTTCATGATCGCGCTCGCGATGCAGAAGTGGAATCTCCACAAGCGCATCGCGCTGCGAACGGTGCTCGCCGTCGGGACGAAACCGGTGCTGCTCGTCGCCGGGTTCATGATCGCCACAGCGTTCATCAGCATGTGGGTGAGCAACACCGCCACCGCCGTGATGATGATGCCCATCGGGCTGTCGGTGCTCGGGCTCGTCTCGCAGCTCGGTGACGGCAAGGGCGACCCGAACTTCGCCACGGCCCTCATGCTCGGCATCGCCTACGCGGCGTCCATCGGCTCGCTGGCCACGATCATCGGTACCCCGCCGAACACGCTGCTGGTCGGCTATCTGGAGGAGAACTTCGACATCACGATCTCGTTCGGCGAGTGGATGCTCTTCGGCCTGCCCGTCGCCGTGGTGTTCCTCGCTGTAGCGTGGTTCGTGCTGACCAGGGTGTTCCGGCCGAGGCTGACCTCGCTGCCCGGTGGCCGCGAACTCATCAGGGGGCAGCTGACCGAACTCGGGCCGATGAGCAGGGGCGAATGGAACGCGCTTGCCGTGTTCGTGCTGGCCGCGCTGTCGTGGATCGTCATCCCGACGCTCGCCGACATTGATGCGGTAGCGAACGCGATCCCGTGGATCGCCAACATCTCGGACGCGGGCATCGCCATCGCGGCGGCCGTGGTGCTGTTCGCGCTGCCGGTCAACAAGGCCGAGGGCGTTCGCACGCTCGACTGGGAGACGGCGAAGGACCTGCCGTGGGGGATCCTTCTGCTGTTCGGTGGAGGCTTGAGCCTGTCGAAGCACTTCACCGACACGGGACTGTCCAGGTGGATCGGCGAGCGGGTCGGCGCGCTCGACGCGCTGCCGGTGATCGCGCTGGCCGCCGTGGTGGCGCTGCTCGTGTTGCTGCTCACGGAACTGACCAGTAACACCGCGACGGCGGCGGCGTTCCTGCCGATCCTCGGCGGGGTCGCCGTGGGGCTCGGCTACGGGCCGATGGTGCTGGTCGTTCCCGCCGCCCTGGCCGCGACCTGCGCGTTCATGTTGCCCGTCGCGACACCGCCGAACGCCATCGTGTTCGGCACGGGTCAGGTCACGATCGGGCAGATGATCAAGGGCGGCGTGTGGCTCAACGCGATCGCGCTCGTCATCATCACCATCGCCGCCTACACGCTCGGCGGGTGGGTTCTCGGGCTGGCTTACTGA
- a CDS encoding TetR/AcrR family transcriptional regulator: MPERTHRTQAERRERTRTALLDATITCLVELGYARTSMQEICARAGVSKGAAQHHFADKAELMAAAVAHLTTRLAERNVPEASEVPPGPERVGAMVDLLWRSYSGTLATAAMELWIAARTDPALAAAMRPVDKALARSTLDRLAELVALPRTRLETVFWLTVNLTRGLALDAELGGDPHRREQLLREWKRVATALCAEHAEDTEHPENAEHGGSIRGAGNSR; the protein is encoded by the coding sequence ATGCCGGAACGCACCCATCGCACGCAGGCCGAGCGCAGGGAACGCACCAGGACCGCTCTGCTCGACGCCACGATCACGTGCCTCGTGGAACTCGGCTACGCCCGCACCTCGATGCAGGAGATCTGCGCCAGGGCAGGGGTGTCGAAAGGCGCCGCCCAGCACCACTTCGCGGACAAGGCCGAACTGATGGCAGCGGCCGTCGCGCACCTGACGACAAGGCTGGCCGAACGCAACGTCCCCGAGGCGAGCGAGGTGCCGCCAGGGCCGGAACGGGTCGGGGCGATGGTGGATCTGCTGTGGCGGTCGTACTCGGGAACGCTCGCGACCGCGGCTATGGAACTGTGGATCGCCGCGCGCACCGACCCCGCACTCGCGGCAGCGATGCGCCCTGTTGACAAGGCACTCGCGCGGTCCACACTGGACCGTCTCGCGGAGTTGGTCGCCCTGCCGAGGACGCGGCTCGAAACGGTCTTCTGGCTCACCGTCAACCTCACGAGGGGCCTGGCACTCGATGCCGAACTCGGCGGCGACCCGCATCGGAGGGAGCAGCTCCTGCGCGAGTGGAAACGGGTTGCGACGGCTCTCTGCGCAGAGCACGCCGAGGACACTGAGCACCCCGAGAACGCTGAGCACGGCGGGAGCATCCGCGGCGCAGGGAACTCCCGCTGA
- a CDS encoding succinic semialdehyde dehydrogenase has product MTSSTAVTVEREQRPTTIGGVVGAPPVSRAETLVSRAVSGPGSESVTMTAPFTGLPTAVLPQASDWLTRSAFGRAREAQPSWAATSAAQRQRILLRLHELVLARQREGLDLVQVESGKSRLDAFDEISATALVADYYGRRSARLLAPRRAPGALPVLTRATHTRHPRGVVGIISPWNYPLALTAMDVLPALAAGNTVVQKPDNQTALSALWLHELAEQAGLPRDAWQIVLGKGSVIGDAIVEESDYVCFTGSTPTGKRLASSIAGRLTGYSLELGGKNPMIVLPDADVTKAAAGAVTACFASAGQLCVSVERVYVHDSLRERFLAEFARRARALRLGASLDYRADMGSLTTEEQLRAVSAHVADAREHGATVVTGGEARPEAGPLFFEPTILTDVPASAAVFADETFGPVVSVYGYTDIDEAVERANDTAFGLNASVWSRDTRHAQEVATRLKAGTVNVNEGYAATFGTVGVPMGGMKESGVGRRNGAEGLLKYTESQSIAVQRGLRLRPGRGVPPALWTAALTAGLRLLRRMPGR; this is encoded by the coding sequence ATGACCAGCTCGACTGCGGTCACGGTGGAACGAGAGCAGAGGCCGACGACGATCGGGGGCGTGGTAGGCGCTCCCCCGGTTTCGAGGGCCGAAACCCTTGTCTCCAGGGCCGTGAGCGGCCCCGGTTCTGAGTCGGTGACAATGACAGCGCCGTTCACCGGCCTGCCGACGGCCGTGCTCCCGCAGGCTTCCGACTGGCTGACTCGCTCCGCCTTCGGCCGCGCCCGCGAGGCACAGCCCTCGTGGGCGGCCACGAGCGCCGCGCAGCGGCAGCGGATCCTGCTGCGGCTGCACGAACTCGTCCTCGCCAGGCAGCGGGAAGGGCTCGACCTCGTGCAGGTCGAGTCCGGCAAGTCGAGGCTCGACGCTTTCGACGAGATCAGCGCAACAGCACTCGTCGCCGACTACTACGGCAGGCGCAGCGCGCGGCTGCTGGCGCCCCGGCGTGCGCCCGGCGCGCTGCCCGTGCTCACCAGAGCGACGCACACCCGGCATCCCCGAGGCGTGGTCGGCATCATCTCGCCGTGGAACTACCCGCTGGCGCTGACGGCGATGGACGTGCTGCCCGCACTCGCCGCGGGGAACACGGTGGTGCAGAAACCCGACAACCAGACGGCTCTGTCGGCGCTGTGGCTGCACGAACTCGCCGAGCAGGCCGGACTTCCCCGGGACGCATGGCAGATCGTGCTCGGAAAAGGCTCGGTGATCGGCGACGCCATCGTCGAGGAATCGGACTACGTGTGTTTCACGGGCTCGACTCCCACGGGCAAGCGCCTGGCGTCCTCCATCGCGGGAAGGCTCACGGGGTATTCGCTCGAACTCGGCGGCAAGAACCCGATGATCGTGTTGCCCGACGCCGACGTCACGAAGGCCGCGGCAGGGGCCGTGACCGCATGCTTCGCCTCGGCGGGCCAACTGTGCGTCTCGGTCGAGCGCGTCTACGTCCACGACAGCCTCCGCGAACGGTTCCTCGCCGAGTTCGCCCGGCGGGCGCGGGCGTTGCGGCTCGGCGCCTCGCTCGACTACCGCGCGGACATGGGATCGTTGACCACCGAGGAGCAGTTGCGGGCCGTGTCGGCGCATGTGGCCGACGCGCGGGAGCACGGAGCCACCGTCGTGACGGGTGGCGAGGCCCGGCCCGAGGCCGGGCCGCTGTTCTTCGAGCCGACGATCCTCACCGATGTCCCCGCGAGCGCCGCCGTGTTCGCCGACGAGACGTTCGGCCCCGTGGTCTCCGTCTACGGCTACACCGACATCGACGAGGCGGTCGAGCGCGCCAACGACACCGCCTTCGGTCTCAACGCCAGTGTGTGGTCGCGCGACACCCGCCATGCGCAGGAGGTGGCGACCCGGTTGAAGGCGGGCACGGTCAACGTCAACGAGGGCTACGCGGCCACCTTCGGCACGGTGGGCGTGCCCATGGGCGGGATGAAGGAATCCGGGGTCGGCAGGCGCAACGGCGCCGAGGGCCTGCTGAAGTACACCGAGTCACAGTCCATCGCCGTCCAGCGGGGACTGCGCCTTCGGCCGGGCCGGGGCGTGCCGCCCGCGCTGTGGACGGCGGCGCTGACGGCAGGGCTGCGCCTGCTGCGTAGGATGCCCGGCCGCTGA
- the tesB gene encoding acyl-CoA thioesterase II produces the protein MTELAKQAASGLDAEGGHGGQRVLDRLVGLLDLERIEENIYRGVSPPHSPTRVFGGQVAGQALVAAGRTVPSERGVHSLHAYFIRPGDPKAPIIYEVDRIRDGRSFTTRRVVAIQHGKAIFSLSASFQAAESGVEHAERMPDVPDPESLPTLLERAAGYEDSLGLRSQPRPMDVRYVNDPPWVTRETGERPARNQVWMRADGTLPDDRLLHVCVLTYASDMTLLDSTLARHGVYWSLDRVLGASLDHALWFHRPFRADEWFLYDSASPTASNARALATGQLFARDGTHIATVVQEGLIRVL, from the coding sequence ATGACTGAGCTGGCGAAGCAGGCGGCGTCCGGATTGGACGCCGAAGGTGGTCATGGCGGACAGCGTGTGCTGGACAGGCTGGTCGGCCTGCTCGATCTCGAACGGATCGAGGAGAACATCTACCGGGGCGTGAGCCCGCCGCACTCGCCGACCAGGGTTTTCGGCGGGCAGGTTGCGGGTCAGGCGCTGGTGGCCGCGGGACGTACGGTGCCGAGCGAGCGCGGCGTGCATTCGCTGCACGCCTACTTTATCCGGCCCGGCGACCCGAAGGCGCCGATCATCTACGAGGTGGACCGGATCAGGGACGGCCGGTCGTTCACCACCCGGCGCGTCGTCGCGATCCAGCACGGCAAGGCGATCTTCTCGCTGTCCGCGTCGTTCCAGGCGGCCGAGTCCGGTGTGGAACACGCGGAGCGGATGCCGGACGTGCCGGACCCTGAGTCACTGCCGACGCTGCTGGAGCGCGCGGCCGGGTACGAGGACTCACTCGGGCTGCGATCACAGCCGAGGCCGATGGACGTCCGCTACGTCAACGACCCGCCTTGGGTGACACGGGAGACGGGCGAGCGGCCCGCCCGCAACCAGGTGTGGATGCGCGCCGACGGCACCTTGCCCGACGACCGGTTGCTGCACGTCTGCGTGCTGACCTACGCCTCCGACATGACGTTGCTGGATTCCACGCTCGCGCGGCACGGGGTGTACTGGAGCCTGGACCGCGTGCTCGGCGCGAGTCTCGACCACGCACTGTGGTTCCATCGCCCCTTCCGCGCCGACGAGTGGTTTCTGTACGACAGCGCCTCTCCCACGGCGTCGAACGCTCGTGCGCTCGCGACAGGGCAGTTGTTCGCCCGCGACGGCACACACATCGCGACCGTCGTGCAGGAGGGACTGATCCGCGTGCTGTGA
- a CDS encoding DUF397 domain-containing protein has product MVADTDLARLEWRKSSFSGGGNDCVEVAFTDGGAAVRDSKNPGGGALTLSGRQWDAFLSAARAGELDLS; this is encoded by the coding sequence ATGGTGGCCGACACCGACCTGGCCAGGCTCGAATGGCGCAAGAGCAGCTTCAGCGGCGGCGGCAACGACTGCGTCGAGGTCGCCTTCACGGACGGCGGCGCCGCCGTGCGTGACTCGAAGAATCCCGGCGGCGGTGCGCTGACGCTGTCCGGCAGGCAATGGGATGCCTTCCTGTCCGCCGCTCGAGCCGGTGAACTCGATCTGAGCTGA
- the pyk gene encoding pyruvate kinase: MSRRAKIVCTLGPATATADKIRALVDAGMDVARMNFSHGSHGDHKQVYDLIRAASAESGRAVGILADLQGPKIRLGTFAGGPVEWRTGDIVRITVEDVAGTHDRVSTTYSGLARDAKEGDRLLVDDGKVGLVVQRVEGPDVVCEVTEGGPVSNNKGVSLPGMDVSVPALSEKDIEDLEFAMELGVDFVALSFVRSPADIDLVHQVMDRAGKGRVPVIAKLEKPEAVYNLEAIVLAFDGLMVARGDLGVELPLEQVPLVQKRAIQIARENAKPVIVATQMLDSMISSSRPTRAEASDVANAVLDGTDAVMLSGETSVGRYPIETVKTMGRIVEAVEADMPAVPPLSHVPRTKRGVISYAARDIGERLNAKALVAFTQSGDTVRRLARLHTRLPLLAFTPLESVRRQLAMTWGTTARLVSQVDSTDRMIEQVDHAMLETGRYQPGDLVVIVAGSPPGTVGSTNLIRVHRLGEDDLS, from the coding sequence GTGAGTAGACGAGCGAAAATCGTATGCACTCTCGGCCCGGCCACGGCGACGGCGGATAAGATCCGGGCGCTCGTCGATGCGGGGATGGACGTGGCGAGGATGAATTTCAGCCACGGCAGCCACGGCGATCACAAGCAGGTCTACGACCTCATCAGAGCGGCCTCGGCCGAGTCGGGTCGAGCCGTGGGCATCCTCGCCGATCTCCAGGGACCGAAGATCCGGTTGGGCACGTTCGCGGGTGGTCCCGTGGAGTGGCGCACGGGAGACATCGTGCGCATCACGGTGGAGGACGTCGCAGGCACGCACGATCGTGTTTCCACCACCTACAGCGGCCTCGCCAGGGACGCGAAAGAGGGGGACCGCCTGCTCGTTGACGACGGCAAGGTCGGCCTCGTCGTGCAGCGCGTCGAAGGTCCCGACGTGGTCTGCGAGGTCACTGAGGGCGGCCCGGTCAGCAACAACAAGGGCGTGTCCCTCCCCGGTATGGACGTCTCGGTGCCCGCGCTTTCCGAGAAGGACATCGAGGACCTCGAGTTCGCCATGGAACTCGGGGTCGATTTCGTCGCTCTGTCCTTCGTCCGCTCGCCTGCCGACATCGACCTCGTGCACCAGGTGATGGACCGCGCGGGCAAGGGCAGGGTCCCTGTGATCGCCAAGCTGGAGAAGCCCGAGGCGGTCTACAACCTGGAAGCCATCGTGCTCGCCTTCGACGGCCTGATGGTCGCGCGTGGTGACCTCGGCGTCGAACTGCCCCTCGAACAGGTGCCGCTGGTGCAGAAGCGCGCCATCCAGATCGCCAGGGAGAACGCGAAACCGGTCATCGTCGCCACGCAGATGCTCGACTCGATGATCAGCAGCTCGCGCCCGACGCGTGCGGAGGCGTCCGATGTCGCCAACGCGGTGCTCGACGGCACCGACGCGGTGATGCTCTCCGGAGAGACGAGCGTCGGCCGGTACCCGATCGAGACCGTGAAGACCATGGGCCGGATCGTGGAGGCAGTCGAGGCGGACATGCCTGCCGTGCCGCCGCTCAGCCACGTGCCGCGTACCAAGCGGGGCGTGATTTCCTACGCCGCCCGTGACATCGGTGAGCGGCTCAACGCGAAGGCACTCGTCGCGTTCACCCAGTCGGGCGACACGGTTCGAAGGCTCGCCCGCCTGCACACGCGGTTGCCGCTGCTGGCGTTCACCCCGCTGGAGAGCGTGCGCAGGCAGCTGGCCATGACGTGGGGAACCACGGCGCGGCTGGTCTCGCAGGTCGATTCCACCGACCGCATGATCGAGCAGGTTGATCACGCGATGCTGGAGACCGGCCGGTATCAGCCCGGGGACCTCGTCGTGATCGTCGCGGGATCGCCGCCGGGGACCGTCGGCTCCACCAACCTGATCCGCGTGCACCGCCTCGGTGAGGACGACCTCTCCTGA
- a CDS encoding helix-turn-helix domain-containing protein, whose amino-acid sequence MTRGHGPTVRRRRLAGELRRLRENAALTIDEVSEKLECSASKISRIETGHVGVTPRDVRDMLELYGVRGDDQEALVQLAREARKRGWWHAYNEVFTGAFVGLEADASSLKAFQALLVPGLLQTERYAHAVIRAMRPDAEDAEIERRVAARMARQRLLRDPNPPEFWAVIDEAVLHRVVGSPEVMAEQFTQLCDFARLPHVTVQVVPFESGAHPGMEGPFLILGFPERADPDVVYVDSTSSGLYLELDADVRRYTLMFDHLRAAALKPDDSVEAIAGAARRFAK is encoded by the coding sequence ATGACCCGAGGGCACGGCCCGACCGTACGGCGTCGCCGACTGGCCGGCGAGTTGCGGCGGCTCCGGGAGAACGCCGCGCTCACCATCGACGAGGTCAGCGAGAAGCTGGAGTGTTCCGCTTCCAAGATCAGCCGGATCGAGACGGGACACGTTGGTGTCACGCCCCGTGACGTGCGCGACATGCTTGAGCTGTACGGCGTCAGGGGAGACGATCAGGAAGCACTGGTGCAACTGGCGAGGGAGGCCCGCAAACGCGGCTGGTGGCACGCCTACAACGAGGTCTTCACCGGCGCGTTCGTCGGCCTGGAGGCCGATGCCAGCTCTCTCAAGGCGTTCCAGGCGTTGCTGGTGCCGGGCCTGCTCCAGACGGAGCGGTACGCGCACGCGGTGATCAGGGCGATGCGCCCCGACGCGGAGGACGCCGAGATCGAACGCAGGGTGGCGGCGAGGATGGCGCGGCAGCGGCTGCTGCGCGACCCGAACCCTCCCGAGTTCTGGGCGGTGATCGACGAGGCGGTTCTGCACAGGGTGGTGGGCAGCCCCGAGGTGATGGCCGAACAATTCACTCAACTGTGTGATTTCGCGAGGCTTCCCCATGTGACTGTCCAGGTTGTTCCTTTCGAATCCGGTGCTCATCCCGGCATGGAAGGACCCTTTCTGATCCTGGGTTTTCCCGAGCGCGCGGACCCCGATGTGGTTTATGTGGACAGCACAAGTAGTGGCCTCTATCTGGAATTGGATGCCGACGTGCGCCGGTACACGTTGATGTTCGATCATTTGCGGGCCGCCGCGCTCAAACCGGACGACTCGGTCGAGGCCATCGCCGGTGCGGCGCGACGGTTCGCCAAGTGA